GTTGAACCAGAAAACCAGAGTCTGTTTGAGCCAGTCGTCCCATCAGGAGATCTAAACAACAGAGGTACGTTCTCTCATGGAGACCATTAAACTGAGGTTTTTATTCAACATTTGTTTGATTATGTCCCCTTGGTGACACTGAATAAATACCAAGTGCAATGGTTTGGTGATTTATATCACAGCACATGATAATCACTGGAGCATACAGAGGCAGTTCTGACATCTATCTAAAATGGTTTATCAGTTGTCAAAGCCCAAgttgaaaggaaaggagaagcACAATCAAATCCAAAGTCAAGACTAACCCTTATCTAGAAGTCGTCTACAGCAAACTGCCACGTAGGCAGTGCAACATCTGTGTGATGTTCTTCCCCTCACAGATCATTTTCAATTacatgagtaaaaaaaaagcctctgcAGTTATAAAATCACAaagtaaacacacaaaaaaaaagtaggaaCAAACTTTTTTGGATTGGATTTCATTATCTGGAGGAAACATTGAGCCTCCATGGCTATTGTTTGTGACTTTGAAAGGAGACGTTAAAGGATAACAACggccattttttaaaacattgatattattctggaggctatataacatgatTGAAAAAATACTGCTATTAACTCATGTACGCGCATATTACGAGGCCTCGCcgggaaaccacaaggtggcagcgtcatcacggtaaacagcaactgcctgtcagtggcaatttgaatggagtatagaatttcaacaacatttccaatataaataaacatgctgtaatgttctgaatctattttatgttaacaataaacacCTATAGGAGAGGGAAACTGTGTCATACCTTTCTGACTTCCTTCATAAGCTATAATTACTGGAAAATGAAAGAAGAACTACCTTGTGGTTTCCCAGTACGCCCTCGCAATATGTGCATACAAGAGCGagttgcagtattttttaaattatgttatttagcctccagaataatatcaatgtttttaaaatgtccgTTCCCCTTTAAGAAGAGGGTGGTTAGGTAAGATTTGTTTGTTCTCTTACTAAAATAGATGCAAACCAGTTCTGCAAGTGTTGAAGGGAATGTTCCATGAAGTTGCATGAAAACATTCCTGTTAAGATATTCAAAAGATTGTTATGCCAACCAATGAAATACGAAACCATACTATGTACTGTAAACTAGGGCTGggtattatattaatattatatcaatatcatAATATCAcataagtgttgtttttttctggttttaaaggctgcatcacagtaaagtgatgtaattgaTGTTATTTTCTGAATTTACCAGACTGCTCTAGTTGTTCTATTATTTTCCTTAACCAACTTAGTCATGTAATGTACTAGTTTTACTCTCAGCGTCATTATGGTATTAATCCCTATATTGTATTACTCATATGTGGTATGTACTCTTTGCTTCCAGTGTGAACTGGGAGGACAGTGTAGTAATAATATGGTAAAGAATCATTCCCTCTTTTATCACTTTGTTATCAGCGTGCCTCATATGTGACTGTGCACCACCCCAGCCCATGCCTGACATGATCATCAGCGCCACTATAAACAACGCACCAAACACACTCACAGGTATTGTATTGATAAGCAAAAAgacatatgtttacatgcattacACCACAATCAGTAAAACCTAAACACATCAGCAGAGAATGACCATAACCATTAAAGTATGTGCAGCTTCCTCTAAGAGTCAGTGTTTTTAAATCTGTGTTCTGCTGCCACCTTCAGGTCAATGTGAGAACCCCTGCGAGTCCACAGACTGCCTGCTTGTCCAAGTGGAGGAGCTCCAACAGGTTGCAGACAGACAAGTGGCCCGTCATGTGCTCTTATGTCTGCTGCTGACTGTCAGCTTGCTTGCTGTGAGTAAACAACCACCTTTCACTCCCACGGTGACATGAAGGCAGCCTTACTGCCTGCATCATTATATTTAGTGCATCACAAACCAAATCAGACACAAATGGCTGAGCCGTGTAATTTCCAACTCACTCAACTCACACAACGGTGGAAGCCTTCTCCAAAGAAACCCATTAGAAAAGTCTTATGTTTGGATTCATGTTTATTGGTCTTAACGGATatgaaatatattaaatatgatCTTATGGCATGTGgttaaatgtgtttctgttaatCTGAAACCTGTTGAAAAACCTGTAAATACACATTTTCTTAAGGCAGTTCAGTACATATACTTTTCTGTCACTGGCACTTAAGTTATTTCACTCAACTTGTTCTACAACTTGATTCTGTCAAGGTTCTTTATTcgtcatatgcacaacaattacagcaagcagtcgttggcaatgaaaatcttgtaTTTCAGGtacccttcaacaatgctcgttagaaatgtatttataaaaaggaaaatcacacaagtaaaagcaaaatgtgaaGATCTGTGAATTAaagtgggttctatgggtacccacgactctcccctttacagacatgcccactttatggtaaacacatgcagtttggggcaagtcatagtcaaagtcagcccactgacacactgacagctgttgttgcctgttgggctgcagtttgccatgttatgatttgagcatattttttatgctaaatgcagtacctgtgagggtttctggacaatatttgtcattgttttgtgttgttaattgatttccaataataaatacatacatacatttgcataaagcaagcatatttacccactcccatttTGACAAGAGTGTtgaattcttgacaaatctccctttaaggtaaattttgaacagataaaaaatgtacaattaatcatggacaaccatgtgattaatcacgattaaatattttaatggatttacAGCCCTGGTAAATACATATTTGTGGAAGGCAGTATTTCAGATGGATaagctgaatgtaaacaggatgtagtatgtttAGTTTCACATCTCAAATTCTCTCTGACAGAACCTGTCCAGCTGCTTGTGGTTGCTCTTGAATCACGTTCCTGGTCGTCTCTACTTGGAGCTGCAGTTCTTCTGTGCCGTGGCCAACTACGGACAGGTTGGTGTTCCAGATACTGTTGTACCAAGACTGTGAGCATTCATTGTCACACAGCACCGGTGtcatgacatgttttctgttacCAGGGTCTTCTCTCCTTTGCTCTGTTTGGGCTGGACAAGCATTTGATTATACTGCCATTCAAGAAGAGGTAAAGAACATTTATGTTATGAAACTACGCCACACACTCTAGAGCAAAGTTGAAGTTGTTTATACACACAACAGACTGTATGTActgagtatactgtatatactatgtgtgtacacacactacACTATTCTCCATGCAtttatattgtgttattgtgaaTGGTGTTTAGGTTATACAGTCTGTGGGGTGGAAAGAAGCAAGAAGAGCAGCCGCAGACGGATTTACCCGAGGAAATCAGGATGACCTGCACCCAGTTCACcaaataccacaaagaccaGTGTGTTCATGACATTGTCAAAAAAAGGAGGTGAGAGTTCATCGTCTTACTCACTGCTGCTCTGGCCAGAGGTTGATGAGAAAATGTCTGATGTGTGGATAAAAAAGTCCCGATAGTCATTCACCTGCAACAGTACTTAAAAAatcccctttaaagctgcagtagggaACTTTgagtaaatatgataaaaagttagttttataTAACTGTCACTATGAtagtagtgcacgagacagaTCTGTGAAAAACATCATGCTCCTCTGCcacctcctgtgctcctaattagggctgcacaattaatcaaaatgttatcgaaatcgcaatatgacgtactgcaattttttaaaatcacaatatttgttaaaggcaaaatgtgtgtcaaaataccactTTAAAGTacatattgtggtgctgcagagatgccCTGGCCTACAccacatattctacagacttaagaaaatatctttggtacagatccccacaaaaatcacaccttaatcatttgaatatgtttttcaatgaaaatgagaataattatgtaaaaatgatcattccctttTAATATCGCGAATCATATCACAAttacaatatcagtcaaaataatcgcaattagatatttttttaaaatcgtgcagccctactcctaatggcatttgcaagtttcCTTCGCGCCCGAAGTTAAACAACCAATCGCAggcgagctggagtctgccgtctctgagcagctgtcaatcactcacaaactccgatcaaacagtcaaactaggcaacgctgatcaaatatgaatcaacattctgtaactctaatgcctatttctcacctcacatgttttcagaagcatcttgtagtgtactgtttagctgtaaaatgagaaagtttgtgactcggcggccatgttgagatcagttgaggaaataccaagcaccgcccaccagccggagcaaactttcttattttactctAAACAGTAccgacttcagctttaactattatttatttgttcttcTTTTTGTGACTACTCTTATAAAGACCTTTTGGGTAAATTCTTCTTTTGTCTGTCAGGTGTGGGAAGAGGACTATGGTGGACTGTTTTCTTGGCTGTGAACTTGTGGAGTGGCTCCAGCAGGTGGGCCTGGCTCAGGACCACGGTGAGGCAGTCCTCTACGGGACACGCTTACAGCAGGGCGGTGTGCTCCAGCACATCAAGCAGGAACACGACTTCCAAGACAGTCGCCTTTATTACCGCTTCATGGCATGAGACATAAAGGTCAAAGTCCACATTTCTTTTCTTACCGGAGGTAAATGGCATTTCTTGTACAGTACAGCACCTCACAATGCAGTATTGTGCAGCGCAACGTCCCGGTCAGGTGTTGGAGCAGACCACACCTGACTGTGACGTTGGGTGTGTTCAGAAGTACAACAGACTTGAAACTTTCAAACTTAAAAGGCCAGGGCATAATTCATTGTGTGGAGTTGGTCTTAAAGGGAATTTTTCTAACCACCTATATCATATTTGTTCagttttacatttaacatttcactCACCAAGATAATTGCTGAAATCTTGAGGTGCAGCAACATTGCTAAAACCGTCAGTCAGGACAGGAACATGAGCTGTCACATGATCATACATGTACATTAAAGTCCCAGTTTTAGCCAtattatcataaacatttattttgaagtaaAACCTAAAGTGGGAGTACCTGAAATGGCAGTTATAAACCTTCAATTTGTggaacacaaaaaacacacacagctaccACTTACGACTGTAGGTTATAATTTAATCTTCAAATTCTAACTGATGTCTACAAGTAACAGTAATATTTTAAGATTTGCTAGTTTACCTTGCAAGTTAATATGGTACACTGCTAGTTTATTTACATGTCAAACTCAGTTACTCAGTATTGATGTCGCTGCATCCTTTAATCTGCAATGAAGCTGGTGAGTAAAATATTAACATGACTGAAAAAGACTGAtggccaaaactacaaaaaaaagagcCAATTTTAAAAGGGAGAAACAAGACTTTGCTgctttttaaagactttttgtAAGTGTTTTTTATGCAGTTAATACTTGGACTTCCAGTTGTTTTAATTTACCTTGTGTCCTTTTGGGAGCGACAATGCACGAGTCCTCATAAAACAAATTATAGGTGCAGGCAAAAAAATCTTCTGTTGAATGTATTATTTCCTTTACTGGTACATTTCAGAATGTTCTATCGCTCTTCTACCAAAGATAcatgccaaaattaaaaaagggaAGATGTGGTTAAATCTGCATCCATTTTTTAGAGTTTGTTTGAAAGCAGTTTAAATGGTGATTTAGTTTCACCAGTTAGTTAACTGGTAATGTAGCATGAAGCATAAGTATTGTAGCTTTGATAAGCTGCAGTTTAACATGACTTGACACTGATGTAGAACAGTGCTTACACTGTTCACCAGGACTACGTTAGTGGGATGCCAATACACAATTTTAACAAACAACCTGCCAGTTTGAAGGGGAAAAAGCATTTTCCCTGTTTAAATGGTAATGTTAAAATTGGTGTATtcctgctttttaaaattagCAAAAGCAAACTTCCacttgaaaattaaaaagttatcattattaataagtGATAACCGTATGAAATGAGTATCAGAACTAGGAATGTAAGAGCTGCTGTAATATTTGAATTTCTCTCAGGTGTATAGTAATATAAGTAGAAAACTAACTGCTAAATTATACATTCTTGTGGCTTTTTTAAGTGCAACggtttgtgtttattattaacTTACATCATGTTGAGAAAACTGGTGTAAAAGTTGCCTTTTTAATAAATACTACCTTGTCTGTTGCACACAAATTCTGTCAAAGGCTGCATATTTATGATAtggatttgttttaaaataaattacagaaCCCTCAAATCACAGTCTCACGTAATGACTTTGTTCCTTCCTGTATTTCTGGTCGATGATTCGATACATAAAAGTCAACATTGTAGTCCATATTGTACAACATGAGTGTCCTGGGAtgctttatttgtttacaataaTATTCATTACTATTCAGTTGTGATTTATTATACAAGCATGTTTGTACTCATCCCTGACTAAAGGATAAAATGTATCTACTGCTGCTGTCACCCTGAAGGAGACATGTTTTGTGGTTTCAGCTTTTGCCGTACACATCCATCTCCTCCTGAACAGTGCTTGAGAACAGATTCACCAAAAAATCTGGTTCCTCAATACCATTTGAAAGaatctcctccatctctttcaTCTTTTCCTTCTCCAGCTGCCTCATCCTTTCTGTGATCTTCTTTCCTCTGTCCTATAgacaaaaaagcaaaaatattatGAGTACATTTTCAGCAGACAGTGACCACACTAAGCCAAGTGACACTTTTAGTAATTAAATTGTTGAACCTTGTAGGAGTCAATGATGGCAGCCACCAGTTCATGTTTGACAAACAACACGTGTTTGCGGTCCGGCTTGCTCTGGAAGCGGGGTTTCTTCTTCACGGGGTCGTCTGCACCGTAACTTGGAGAAGTCGTCTCCTTCAGCTCAATAATGTTCTTCACAAAGATGAAAGGTTTGAATACGGACCTGTTTGTGCAAAAGAACAACTTCTTAAATCCTCAAACTGCTGTCAAAATGAATTCAAAGGACGCAGCTGAAGTGAGATCAGGCGCTGTACCTTTCAGGGTCTGGAGTTGCTGTGAAATAGTGAACCCCTGGCAGAGCCGGATTCGTGGGTATCACAGACACCATGCTTCCTGCTGACATGAACATGCCCTCCATGTTGATGCCGCTATCTTTATCCCTCAGGATGTCCATCATCGTCTCAGCAGTGATGTGACCTTCAGTACATAAAATGAACACATGAATGAACAGCGGTAGAAGTCATGGAACTTTCTCCTCCTGCGTGTCAGTTCTCCACAGTGAAGTACTAACCGTTGCTTTTTTCCAGCAACTTCTTCCCCTCACAGTATCGGCTCCCAGCGGCTTCTATTCTGGCTGTAGTCGTAAAGGAGAAGACCGTGGCGAAGTTGAACTGAGTCTTTCCATCCCACCAGCCCTGGTTTTGTGCATATTCCCTCATTTCTGGATGCTCCTTGTCTATCTTAGTTGTTATGCCATACTGGTTTGAGATGTTGCGATATCCAGCTAGAGAAGTGTAAAACGAGATGATTAGCCACTAATATTAAAATTGAccattattcaattcaatttatttttatatagcgtcaaatcataacagaagttatctcgagactgtatataaagttagTGACCGGTTTAGGAAGTCTACTTTTCCATGGTTTCTTTGTGGATTTAAATTACATACTTCAAGCTTAACAATAAAGTGCCTTCTGAACTCATTCCATTGCCTTGTATTTCAAATGGACACCTACTCTTACTGTTCTTTGACTGATTACCTTCCACTCTCTCTGCTGCCCAGTGCTTCCCTGACGTCTCCAGCAGCCATGCCTCCTTCCTGTCTGAGATGAGGAAGCTGTTGTGGTAGGTGAAGCCGCTCTCATCCTCCATACAAGATCCTCCCTGGCCATATTTCTCCAGCATCTCAGCAATAACATCCACAGCTTTCTCAGCTGTATCGGCTCTCTCAAGTCCAATCCTGGGAAATTGTAGAGTCACAGACACAAATTTATTCTGAACTGACAACTAGAATAAACTAAATTGTTTCTGGTTGGTACTATGTCATTCAATTTTCCTTTGCAACTCAAGTTGATGGTAGACAAACAAGGGGCTTTACCTGAGCAGATCCATGCCGAGAAGAGCTTCGTCACCATCTGCACTCTCTCTGCCCCACACTGCTTCATTTCCAATGCACACTTGATGCTCATTTGCGCCCATTTCTGCGCCCCACAGCCATGCTGGTTTGCTCAGCACAACTGCATAAGTGTGGGCAACCTGCTCAATCTCTATGTATGTACACTGTTCACAAGGGGGAAGAAGACACAGGGGGAAAAACTCTTATCCAATGGCACTTTCACCAAGGAGCAGTCACAATGTGGTAAAATTGAAGGGTGGAGGGCAATAACAAGCTGTCTGTGTCATCTACCTCAACCTTCTTCCCTGCAGCATAGTCTCTGGCAGGAAAATACACCACCTCCTGGACTTCATCACAAGGCCTGTCAGcgtttttcccaaagatgatgTATTGTCTCTCAGTGGAGGGGGGCAGAGCCACAAAGGTGTCACAGGAGGATGGGTGCATCTTGAACTACAAACTGCAGAAACAGAACAGAAACAACAATTGATTGGATGGGCTACATTACtcatatttaaaggtcccatattaagctcattttcaggttcatacttgtattttgtgtttctactagaacatgtttacatgctgtcatgttaaaaaaacaacattattttcctcatactgtctgcctgaatgtgcctgtatttaccctccgtctgaaacgctccgttttagcgcattttgacggaattgcaacagaattgcgttgctaggcaacagcttgggtccatgtgtacttcctgtcagctgatgtcattcacatacactgcaaccaggaaataaactgggacacatttagaatgttcacggttaaaattgtgtcaagggtctaaatattgtatatttgtgacatcacaaatgggcagaaatcctgacagcttgtttcaaatgcagagtttctgaatacacgctgtgtgtatttccctgtggattgagtgttttgatactttcacagtatttatagagcacttaaaaaataaaaacatgaaaatctcacttttttataatatggggcCTTTAACCAACAGATTTTATGAGTTACCTCAGCATAAGCAGGCAATGCGCTTTGCAATATCTTGAATACATTTTATTGATATGGAATCAGATTTAGAGCGaaatataattaaaacagttataaaaacattaaagattagaaaataaaaacaagctaaaaataaaagctaggatagaagctaaaatagagtataacacaagagtaaaagctctagtgcagtataagatcattatctggtttaataaaaggcagcagcaaacaggaacgttttaagctttgaattaaaagaactcagagttaaTAATAAGGTGATCTTACCTATGTTTTGCTGGTCTTACCCTCTTACCCTCTCACTGCCACTGTaagtttcatttctgtttactctgaatatcttcttcttctgtggtgtttattggcggttgacATACCAGCTTAGAGGTGTATCACCGCCACCTACCGGGCTGGAGTGACACGCAGTAGATTGGctggaaaatacatttaaaaaatagtaaaactaacaaaacaaaaagaaatgttcTCTAATATTTCTGTTGCTCTTAAGATTGTGTATTCCCAGCAGATTCCCTTCTGGTCTGAGCTCAGATCGGAAGCTCACCATGTGGTGGCGGTGATGCACCAAACCGCCATTAAAGCttatagaagaagaagactgaagTCAGTTTCATATTCATAGTTAAACCAGTTGTAGAATAACAGCTAAATAGATCACGTCTGTCTATGAAGCACTTATACCCTTTAACTACACGAACAAAACATGTTAATCTACACATATTGATGTGACAGGATGGTTTTGACAACGATTAAACGCATAAACTGGTTTAAAGCTTAACTGACTTCACCGGCTCCCCGTCATCACACCAACACAGAACCATCTTCACGCAGACTGGTTTGTTTTCATGCGGAGGAAGCTAGCTGCGCTCCGTTAGCAACAACATAAACGCTCCTCTCTCCACTCAGTGTGACCCTATAGGTAGTCAGCCATGGGGAAGTCGTTTGCTAATTTCATGTGCAAGAAGGACTTCCACCCTGCGTCGAAGTCAAACATCAAAAAGGTGAGTGAACAGGAGATTAGCCTGCTAGCTAGCGAGCTATACTAACGATGCTAGCCCAGTTAGCTGCTTAGCCAGAGCTAACACGATTCACTTTGATAATTACTTGATAGAAATTGTTGACAACAGAGAAGTTTTCTGTGTGAATTATAGACAAACTACCTGAGACCGCTAGCGTAACGTTACATGGTTCGTTCTCACTGTTTATAGTCGGTAACGCCAAGAGCTAAGTGAAGCTACAATGCTTACTTCAGTCGTCTTTAGCTCACTTTGCTATCATGGTTTTAAAAGGAGAGTTCAGTCCATACATCCttacatacaacagacaaccaataaCTATCtaagtcaaaggaaacatattaaaggcatggggcagttggagggacaagttacaataagaacTATATTAATACGATTATGGCAATAAAAgccaaaataagaaataatataTGAGAACAACACATCTTAAAGTTCCTCTAtaacagtcatttaaaatgggtatGGTCTGTGTTCAGCAGCTTAACAGCAGAAGGGATAAAGGACTTGGAGTGACGATTTGTTCTCCTTAAAGGCACATTAAGAGATGTGGTTAAAACTCTGAGCATGTTGTTTCATTGAAATATCCATATTTCATAACAAAAAGCTTTATGCTGTATTTAGGCtcctgtgcaatatatccttgttgcaatatacacctcaagtgcaactacctctgtttacattacatctattttgatattttatacttctagtgtaacacttctgtttatatttatttattacatctaccctacctattttacaagtacaactacctttgtttacattgtaTTTATCACATCtgccctacctattttacaagtgcattacctttgtttacattttatttattacatctaccctacctattttacaagtacaactacctttgtttacattgtaTTTATCACATCtgccctacctattttacaagtgcattacctttgtttacattttatttatcacatctaccctacctatttacaagtgcaattacctctgtttacattttatgtattacatctaccctacctattttacaagtgcaattacctttgcttgcattttatttattacatctactttacctattttacaagtgcattacctatgtttacattacatatatttttatattttatacttctagtgtaacactagACACAAATGCTTTATATGAGTGAGAAACCATAATCCGTAATTAAGTTTGGCTGGAATAAATCAAGATACTATTAATACAATGACTCTATGTCTTAATATTTTGGACTACACAAactaatgctgttttttttccctcaacatTGTTGATAGTTAATGTGATTTAATGTGTACATTAGTAGTATTGTATCTAGATGGACTAGTAGTGTATGTCCTTTTAATGATAATTTGCTCTGAGCCCCCTCTGGTACATATCAGTTATCCAAATATATATTGTctgtaagtaagtaaagctttatttatatagcacctttacaaagtgcttcacacacaaatgaaacatcaaacaatgatgaaaacaaggaaaaattaaaatatgaaacacagaaacattgaGAAAACAGatccaacaaaaacagacaaacacacatgtggatgaggcctatagaaaggcttGCCTATAGAGATGGGTTTTTAAAAGCCCCTTAAAACAGTccagagattcagcagctctAATAGATTGGGGGGAGGTGATTCCAGAGACACCTTATAACCTCTCAAATGTactttacaaataaataaaataagcatTGAATTCAATGTTACTTATTAATTTGCTTTAGGCCTGTAACTAATAATGATTTCTCTCTGTTGATGAATGTGTCTGTTACCTCCTGATTaattatttggtctataaaatatagaaaatgatgtaaaatggcCATCGCAATTTCCAAGAGCCCAAGTTGATGTCCCCAGATCGCCTTATTGTTCTACTAACAGTCCAGAAcctaaatatattcaatttactataatataagaCAATCCGTAGCagcaaatgttaacatgctgaaacTAATGTTAAAAAGCTGAAACCAGCAAAAATAGAGTGAAGCATGTATTGGTTATCAAAGTTGTTGCTGGCTGCTGGCAATTTTCAGTTGATCTACTAATGTAATGTTATTATTCAGTTAATTGACTAATTATTTCCCCCTTTTTAAGGGGTAGGTAGAGGGCAGAAATTGTGTATAGTGCACTCAAATTGAACGCCTTTGTAGTCAAGTTACTTATACaagtattcattcattcatataagTATTGTCAGGCAATTAAGCTGACCTAAATGTTTGGGAATGTATGGAGAAGTATGTGTGCAGTAATCCTCCTTTTCACTTTATCTTACAGGTATGGATAGCAGAACAGAAACTGAACTTCGAGAAGACGAAGCAAGAAGATCTTATGCAGGCATACATGAAAGAGCAGGATTCTTACAACAACAGGTTAGATAAATATACAGGTGATATCTCATACCTCCTTAAAAACTGCTCTTTTAAtatcatgtattattattttaaacatctATTTTTAGTTATGTACTGTGTAAATGTCTCAGTCTCAGTAAAAGGAAAGGTTTTTATTAACTCAACATTAACTTTAGCAACACTTTCTAAATACCTCCTATAACTTCACAGGTTATAAATGTTGATAATCaccaatttaaaaacaaaaataaaactgttgTTTTCTCATCTCTAGGTTGTTGATGGGGGATGATCGTGTCAAGAATGGCCTCAATTTCATGTACGAGGCTCCACCTGGAGCATCCAAAGGTAAACGATCACTTGAGCCGGGCAGCTCCGATCCCTACTAAATATTGTGTTTAATTTCAAACACCTGATTCTCAAGAAAATTAAACTTAACATTTTaatacttgtttgttttttcaacataattgCCTTCTGTTCTGAAGAGGAAACAAAAGAGGTAAAGTAGTGCAAATTATGAACCTATACAATTCCACAATATGTATACATGTTCTGCATGTCGACTTTGCTTTACATTGGTCTCCACTCATTTATAACTAGAAAGGTTTACATACTGAAATTCAtgatgaaaatgtgtgtgttttccaggaGGGGGAAGAAGAGTACAAATTTGAGTGGCAGAAGTCGGCTCCTCGAGAGAAGTAAGTATTTGATTTTTATACACAGTCGCATTTTCTTGGCATATTGTCCAGCATTCTTTCAGAATTTGTATTCTCTTTAATCCTTAATTTTCTTATGTAGATATGCGAAGGATGACATGAATATTAGAGATCAGCCATTTGGAATCCAGGTGTGtgatgatttttatttatttgaagcaTATAGATTGCACCAGT
This DNA window, taken from Sebastes fasciatus isolate fSebFas1 chromosome 14, fSebFas1.pri, whole genome shotgun sequence, encodes the following:
- the scrn3 gene encoding secernin-3 isoform X2, whose product is MHPSSCDTFVALPPSTERQYIIFGKNADRPCDEVQEVVYFPARDYAAGKKVECTYIEIEQVAHTYAVVLSKPAWLWGAEMGANEHQVCIGNEAVWGRESADGDEALLGMDLLRIGLERADTAEKAVDVIAEMLEKYGQGGSCMEDESGFTYHNSFLISDRKEAWLLETSGKHWAAERVEAGYRNISNQYGITTKIDKEHPEMREYAQNQGWWDGKTQFNFATVFSFTTTARIEAAGSRYCEGKKLLEKSNGHITAETMMDILRDKDSGINMEGMFMSAGSMVSVIPTNPALPGVHYFTATPDPERSVFKPFIFVKNIIELKETTSPSYGADDPVKKKPRFQSKPDRKHVLFVKHELDRGKKITERMRQLEKEKMKEMEEILSNGIEEPDFLVNLFSSTVQEEMDVYGKS
- the scrn3 gene encoding secernin-3 isoform X1, which produces MHPSSCDTFVALPPSTERQYIIFGKNADRPCDEVQEVVYFPARDYAAGKKVECTYIEIEQVAHTYAVVLSKPAWLWGAEMGANEHQVCIGNEAVWGRESADGDEALLGMDLLRIGLERADTAEKAVDVIAEMLEKYGQGGSCMEDESGFTYHNSFLISDRKEAWLLETSGKHWAAERVEAGYRNISNQYGITTKIDKEHPEMREYAQNQGWWDGKTQFNFATVFSFTTTARIEAAGSRYCEGKKLLEKSNGHITAETMMDILRDKDSGINMEGMFMSAGSMVSVIPTNPALPGVHYFTATPDPERSVFKPFIFVKNIIELKETTSPSYGADDPVKKKPRFQSKPDRKHVLFVKHELVAAIIDSYKDRGKKITERMRQLEKEKMKEMEEILSNGIEEPDFLVNLFSSTVQEEMDVYGKS